A window of Pomacea canaliculata isolate SZHN2017 linkage group LG3, ASM307304v1, whole genome shotgun sequence contains these coding sequences:
- the LOC112559609 gene encoding multidrug resistance-associated protein 4-like — MEEGYDRYFEDLVMSFSLLLATVIIIGAVNYWLFIVIVPLTIAFVVARRRFHESTQDVEHIELSSKSAVGAHVLSSLEGATSLRAFGVEQRFLHAFDVHQDRSTAACYLHLAADRWFGMRVDLIGFVLVLATTLGSALHGALSGRLKPPVTAFQMSSVDHLLQCYQLCPELDISSSDGEVRPSSTWPQYGIVTFEGVSASNTSKGPSILRNMWCCIRAQEKMGVMFKSAAEQRLFLSVLMRLVDYSGFIRIDGIEIQNISFQKLREKIFIISHNPRPFLGTVRQNLDPVSRFTDAQIWRALDEVHLTSLVQSLPDKLYTDLSTVAEGLSTGHRQLLRLARALLLHPKVLVYEEPLSSLDLMSNTIIQVILKTRFEQSTVIHFAHLPDTIIDCDRVMVIADGKIHEVESPHLLLQNPASRFYRLVEELGLTEVSRLRHVAKEKYENKPYVAPPINPEDFENSIPPRGDLRGPSEINALPTFHSCRLVGVLNQLPTNKFSTNRL, encoded by the exons ATGGAGGAAGGTTACGACAGGTATTTCGAAGATCTTGTGATG tcattcAGTCTGCTTCTGGCCACGGTCATCATCATCGGGGCTGTCAACTACTGGCTATTTATCGTTATTGTTCCTCTCACCATCGCTTTTGTCGTCGCTAGGCGTCGGTTCCACGAGTCGACGCAAGATGTCGAACATATTGAATTGTCGT CGAAGAGCGCGGTGGGCGCTCACGTCCTCAGCAGCCTGGAGGGCGCCACCTCGCTGCGGGCGTTCGGCGTAGAACAAAGGTTCCTGCACGCTTTTGATGTGCACCAGGACCGCAGCACTGCAGCCTGCTACCTCCACCTGGCGGCCGACCGATGGTTCGGGATGCGCGTTGACCTCATCGGCTTCGTCCTCGTCTTGGCCACGACACTCGGCTCGGCACTTCATGGTGCACTATCAGG AAGGCTCAAGCCACCCGTCACTGCGTTTCAGATGAGCTCCGTGGACCACTTGCTTCAGTGCTATCAGCTGTGTCCGGAGCTGGACATTTCGAGCAGTGATGGCGAAGTTCGACCATCTAGCACGTGGCCCCAGTACGGAATTGTCACGTTCGAGGGTGTATCGGCGTCCAACACCAGCAAGGGGCCTAGCATCCTTCGAAACATGTGGTGCTGCATCCGGGCACAGGAAAAG ATGGGGGTGATGTTCAAGTCTGCGGCGGAGCAGCGCCTGTTCCTCTCCGTGTTGATGCGACTGGTTGATTACAGCGGCTTTATCCGCATTGACGGAATTGAAATTCAAAACATCAGCTTCCAGAAACTTCGCGAGAAGATCTTCATCATCTCTCAT AATCCACGGCCGTTTCTGGGTACAGTGCGACAGAACCTGGATCCCGTGTCCCGCTTCACTGACGCCCAGATATGGAGGGCCCTGGACGAG GTACATTTGACATCCCTGGTCCAGTCACTGCCAGACAAGTTGTACACCGACCTCAGCACAGTGGCCGAAGGACTGTCAACTGGTCATCGTCAGCTACTGCGTCTGGCGCGAGCTTTGCTTCTGCATCCCAAGGTGTTGGTATACGAGGAGCCCTTGTCTAGCCTCGACCTCAT GAGCAATACTATCATCCAGGTGATACTCAAGACGCGGTTTGAACAAAGCACTGTCATCCACTTTGCTCATCTCCCTGACACCATCATCGACTGCGACAGGGTGATG gtGATTGCAGACGGCAAGATCCATGAAGTGGAGTCGCCCCACCTGCTTCTACAGAACCCAGCCAGCAGGTTCTACAGACTGGTAGAAGAGCTGGGACTAACGGAAGTGTCGCGCCTTCGTCATGTCGCTAAAGAAAAATACGAGAATAAGCCCTACGTGGCGCCACCTATAAACCCCGAGGACTTCGAGAACAGCATTCCTCCCCGCGGGGACCTGCGGGGGCCGTCAGAGATCAACGCCCTACCCACCTTCCATTCCTGTCGACTGGTTGGAGTCTTGAACCAGCTCCCCACCAACAAATTTTCGACGAACCGCTTGTGA